In one window of Megalopta genalis isolate 19385.01 chromosome 4, iyMegGena1_principal, whole genome shotgun sequence DNA:
- the LOC143259287 gene encoding uncharacterized protein LOC143259287, translating to MCTAHAPTGGRHGRYFGCFSLLTISDSMSNTLDPEVQSLKERGNACFKEQKYAEATFHYTHAIKLDPQNYSLYSNRSYAFLKMQQYHFAMEDALMTIQLKPDWIKGYFRKAEVESQTFRFSEALQSYNIALSLKPNEPIILEAMNKVSRLLIKDKQADQQIPWLGAGVGIILGVIVVIADYVFTNKPSLTHPLLMALLTMSIAMLGFGVAKGFRYFVKCQRKSLLEPPMDLFGDNKEQSDEVNTEVNGEKEKHPKYSKAQARQRFKKGKS from the exons ATGTGCACTGCGCATGCGCCAACCGGTGGAAGACATGGCCGATATTTCGGCTGCTTCTCATTGTTGACTATTTCTGACAG CATGTCAAACACGCTGGATCCAGAG GTTCAAAGCCTCAAAGAACGTGGAAACGCATGCTTTAAGGAACAAAAGTATGCAGAGGCTACATTCCATTACACGCATGCGATTAAACTAGATCCTCAAAACTATTCTTTATACAGTAATCGATCGTATGCCTTTCTAAAAATGCAACAGTATCATTTTGCAATGGAAGACGCTTTGATGACAATTCAATTGAAGCCTGATTGGATCAAG GGTTATTTTAGGAAGGCTGAAGTGGAATCGCAAACGTTTCGCTTCAGCGAAGCACTCCAGTCGTATAATATAGCATTATCTCTTAAACCAAACGAACCAATAATTTTGGAAGCAATGAACAAGGTGTCCAGATTATTGATAAAAGATAAACAAG CCGATCAACAGATACCTTGGCTAGGAGCTGGTGTGGGTATTATACTTGGAGTAATAGTTGTAATTGCTGACTATGTTTTTACAAATAAACCTTCATTAACA CATCCCCTATTGATGGCCTTATTAACAATGTCTATAGCAATGTTAGGATTTGGTGTTGCAAAGGGATTCCGCTATTTTGTAAAATGTCAAAGAAAATCATTGTTGGAACCACCAATGGATTTATTTGGTGATAATAAAGAACAGTCGGATGAAGTTAATACCGAAGTGAATGGTGAGAAAGAGAAACATCCAAAGTACAGTAAAGCACAAGCTCGACAGAGATTTAAGAAAGGAAAATCATAG